A region of the Pseudomonadota bacterium genome:
CTGCCATGAGCGCTAGGTCGAAGTGCAGGCCGGCCGTCGGGGCCGCGACGGAGCCTGGCGGGCAAGCATAGATCGTTTGATAGCGGTGCCGATCGGCGGGCTCGTCTGGCCGGCCGATGTAGGGGGGGAGGGGGGTATGACCGATCGCCTCCAGGACCTCATACGCTGGGGCCGAAAACTCCACCTCATAGAAGGCATCATCCTGAGAGACGGGATCCTGATAGGACGAATGGACGACCGTCCTGACGGCGACGTTCATCGGGCCGCAGCCATTCTCGCCTTCGAGCACTAGGCGCGCGCCGGGCCGCGGCGGCCTGCTCGCGCGGATCTGCACCATTGCCGCATGCGTGTCCAAGACCCGTTCGAGCAAGAGCTCGACGCGCCCACCGCCGTCCTTGCGGCCGAACAGCCGCGCCGGGACGACGCGCGTGTCGTTGAATACCAGGAGATCACCCGCGCGCAAGAGCGCGGGGAGATCCGTAAAGCGGTGATCGGCGACCGAGCCACTGTCCCGGTCGAGGTACAAGAGGCGGCTTTCGCTGCGTGTGGGGACCGGGTGCTGTGCGATGAGGTGCTCGGGCAGGGTGTAGGCGAAGTCGCGGCACTGCATCGGGCGATGATAAACGATGCCTACCAGCGTCTGCGATCGATTTTCGGACCGTCGTTTCTTATACTGCGCGGCTCGGGCCGAGGTGGCGGAACTGGTAGACGCGCTGGACTCAAAATCCAGTGGGGGCGACCCCGTGAGAGTTCGATTCTCTCTCTCGGCACCAAGTAAAATCAAGTAGTTATGCGGTATGGAAGGGCTGGGAGGGCACGGTGGTAGCAGCGATTTCCCAAAACGTTTCCCAAAATTTCGCGAAACGCATGACCAGGACCCTATTGATATTCGTCGTCCTGTCCATCCTCACGGCCACCGGCTGGTGCGGAGAGGACCGGCCAGGACTGAGCAACGCACCACAGGCGGGTTTCAAAGCCTATGTCGATCCCGTGACCGGCGAGACCTTGGAGCATCCCGATGACGCGATGCCGCCCCTGGAGCTGGATGCCACGCATTCCACCTCCGCTCGTGGACTCCGCGAGATCGTTTCGCCCGAGCCGGGTGGCGGGGTCAGCGTCGATCTCGAGGGACGTTTTCGAGTACCCTTGGAAGCGGCCGTCGCGCCGGAGCAACGCCCATCGATCCGGCACCGCGACGCGCCGGAAACCCCTCGAACCGCGCCTTGAATCCGGCCTCGGGGCCGCGCCTACTCAGGACGGGTCTATGGGGCAGGGAAGCCGAGTCATGGGGCGTGCCCGCGAGGCTCCTCTGGCTCCTGACCCTTTTCAGCGTTGCCATCGGCCCCGCACAGGCGGCCGACCTCAAGGTCATCAATCGCGACGGGCGCCGGGAAGGGTTCAGGGACCGACGCGCGCCGGACGTGGATTCTGGCATCGGCCTTAACCCGGGGAGGACGCTCGGGCAGCAGCGCCTCATCGCCTTTCGTGCCGCCGCCGCCATCTGGGCCGAACGCATTGAGAGCCCCGTGCGGATCCGCATCGACGCGAGTTTCGACCCGCTGCCCTGCGACGCATCGAGCGCGGTCCTGGGGGAGGCCGGGCCCAACACCTTGCACCGCGATTTCCGTGGGGCACCCGTCCGGAAGACCTGGTACGTTCAGGCCTTGGCGAATGCCCTTGCCGGACGGGACCTCAGGCGTGACAGGAGCGATATCGAGGCGGTCTTCAACAGCACCGTGGGCACTACCTGCGCGTTTCCCGATGCCTGGTATTACGGGCTCGACGGCGTGCCGCCCGGAACCAAGATCGACTTCGTGACCGTGGTTTTGCACGAGATCGGGCACGGCCTGGGTTTCCTGTCGCTGGTGGATCTCAAGACCGGAAAGAAATTCATGGGCCTGAACGATGCCTACATGCGCCTGCTGCAAAACGCGAGGACCGACAGGCGTTACCCGCATATGACGAACCGCGAGCGCGTGCGTGCGAGCAGAAGCGTCCGCGCCCTCAGGTGGACCGGCCGGCAAGTGGCCGCCGCGAGCACGCTCCTCGGCGATGGGGTGGATCTTGGCGGGCGGGTCCAGATGTACGCACCGAGGCCCCCGGAGCCCGGGTCCTCGGTGTCGCACTTCAGCAACTCGCTCGTCCCGGACCAGTTGATGGAGCCGAGCTATACCGGCCCGGACCACGTCCCGAACCTCGAGCTGCCGCTCCTGCTCGATCTCGGTTGGAGGCAGGCGGACGCCGATCTGTCGATCGAGGTCTCCGATTCCCCGGATCCGGTGCCGCAGGGCGCCACGCT
Encoded here:
- the queA gene encoding tRNA preQ1(34) S-adenosylmethionine ribosyltransferase-isomerase QueA, whose amino-acid sequence is MQCRDFAYTLPEHLIAQHPVPTRSESRLLYLDRDSGSVADHRFTDLPALLRAGDLLVFNDTRVVPARLFGRKDGGGRVELLLERVLDTHAAMVQIRASRPPRPGARLVLEGENGCGPMNVAVRTVVHSSYQDPVSQDDAFYEVEFSAPAYEVLEAIGHTPLPPYIGRPDEPADRHRYQTIYACPPGSVAAPTAGLHFDLALMAALQRRGVAMGYLTLHIGAGTFRPPRVERVEAHRMHRESIEIGEPLCRLVADTRRRGGRVVAVGTTSVRALETASIAGELQPFRGDTELFIYPGYRFRSVDALVTNFHLSGSTLLMLVCAFAGRERVLAAYQHAVGTGYRFYSYGDAMLIDGHAL
- a CDS encoding DUF11 domain-containing protein — protein: MPARLLWLLTLFSVAIGPAQAADLKVINRDGRREGFRDRRAPDVDSGIGLNPGRTLGQQRLIAFRAAAAIWAERIESPVRIRIDASFDPLPCDASSAVLGEAGPNTLHRDFRGAPVRKTWYVQALANALAGRDLRRDRSDIEAVFNSTVGTTCAFPDAWYYGLDGVPPGTKIDFVTVVLHEIGHGLGFLSLVDLKTGKKFMGLNDAYMRLLQNARTDRRYPHMTNRERVRASRSVRALRWTGRQVAAASTLLGDGVDLGGRVQMYAPRPPEPGSSVSHFSNSLVPDQLMEPSYTGPDHVPNLELPLLLDLGWRQADADLSIEVSDSPDPVPQGATLTYFITVLNGGPGAATNVTLTDTLPGGVEFLSATPITGTCTGTTTVVCTLGDVANGAAVSVSISIQVLATALGSLTNSVAVSADRDLNPANNTAAATTTVNGVPAAALP